The Methanocella arvoryzae MRE50 genome includes a region encoding these proteins:
- a CDS encoding nucleoside triphosphate pyrophosphohydrolase, translated as MIVGKLVRDRIPEIMRQQGKDPEVERISGERLRRALKDKLVEEAEEVRQADDIAEELADVLEVVDALIEAYGLDPGEVDLARADKKAKRGGFSRGEYLIR; from the coding sequence CTGATCGTGGGAAAGCTAGTCAGGGACAGAATACCCGAGATCATGCGACAGCAGGGAAAGGACCCCGAAGTCGAGAGGATATCCGGAGAGCGGTTGCGCCGGGCGCTAAAAGACAAGCTGGTGGAAGAGGCCGAGGAAGTCAGGCAGGCGGACGACATAGCTGAGGAACTGGCAGATGTCCTGGAAGTCGTGGATGCGCTGATAGAAGCTTACGGGCTCGACCCGGGCGAGGTAGATCTTGCCAGAGCGGATAAAAAGGCAAAGAGAGGGGGCTTCTCCCGAGGGGAGTACCTGATCCGGTAA
- a CDS encoding flavodoxin domain-containing protein, translating to MKKTLMVVYLSTSGNTKRMADAIAAGADSRGINSEVVSFYDVDLDKLRSADAIAIGSSTFWYKMHDAMEKFLDRLKPLKLEGKVGAAFGSYGWSGEAPVQIAQKMRELGLDVIDPVLRVQWDPEEKDLKECERLGKDIAKALKKEPVPVA from the coding sequence TTGAAAAAGACACTGATGGTCGTCTATCTCAGCACTTCGGGCAACACGAAACGAATGGCAGATGCGATAGCGGCAGGTGCAGATTCCCGCGGGATCAACTCTGAGGTCGTCAGCTTCTACGACGTGGATCTCGATAAACTCAGGTCAGCGGACGCGATAGCCATCGGCTCCTCCACCTTCTGGTACAAGATGCACGATGCCATGGAGAAGTTCCTCGACAGGCTGAAGCCTTTAAAGCTTGAAGGAAAGGTTGGCGCGGCCTTTGGCTCTTACGGGTGGAGCGGAGAAGCGCCGGTGCAAATCGCGCAAAAAATGCGAGAATTGGGCCTGGACGTCATTGACCCGGTATTGCGTGTCCAGTGGGACCCGGAAGAAAAGGACCTGAAAGAGTGCGAGCGGCTCGGGAAAGATATTGCGAAAGCGTTGAAGAAGGAGCCCGTACCGGTCGCCTGA
- a CDS encoding LSM domain-containing protein produces MFPNKKVQALIGQKVQVEMKGEKNILEGTLVSADDYLNLHLVDTTEVAAGQKLRTLGSVVLRGNNIILLNPIKE; encoded by the coding sequence TTGTTCCCCAACAAAAAAGTCCAGGCACTTATTGGACAAAAGGTTCAAGTTGAAATGAAAGGCGAGAAAAACATTCTCGAAGGCACTTTAGTCAGCGCAGACGACTACCTGAACCTTCACCTCGTCGACACTACCGAAGTCGCTGCCGGCCAGAAGCTCCGGACCCTGGGATCGGTCGTGCTGAGAGGTAACAACATCATTTTGCTAAACCCGATCAAGGAGTAG
- a CDS encoding helix-turn-helix transcriptional regulator, giving the protein MNATNVEDRALELIKASPKGVLQSDLWKDLDIDSRKCSRVVAKLEAEGKIKRTWETVSGTRTYRLTYVPPKKEAPKKEYKFDLIMAEDEVAPCVGCTYECEPDYCPDLGNWIELLAKEESARLRKIGAKEAAEPKKAAKAPAPEPEPEPEPEVAEVEPEVKKPAPKKAPAKKRK; this is encoded by the coding sequence GTGAACGCGACGAACGTCGAGGACAGGGCCCTTGAGCTTATCAAGGCCAGCCCAAAAGGCGTCCTCCAGAGCGACCTGTGGAAAGATCTGGATATAGACAGCCGGAAATGTTCCCGGGTAGTCGCCAAGCTCGAAGCAGAAGGCAAGATCAAGCGCACCTGGGAAACAGTCAGCGGTACCAGGACTTACAGGCTCACGTATGTGCCTCCTAAGAAAGAGGCGCCCAAAAAGGAGTACAAATTCGACCTGATCATGGCCGAAGACGAAGTCGCTCCATGCGTCGGCTGCACTTACGAATGCGAGCCCGATTACTGCCCCGACCTGGGCAACTGGATCGAGCTGCTCGCAAAGGAAGAGTCGGCCAGGCTCAGAAAAATAGGCGCAAAGGAAGCTGCCGAGCCGAAGAAGGCTGCTAAAGCACCTGCGCCTGAGCCCGAGCCCGAGCCCGAGCCTGAAGTGGCCGAAGTAGAGCCGGAAGTCAAGAAGCCGGCGCCAAAGAAAGCCCCGGCCAAAAAGCGCAAGTAA
- a CDS encoding ATP-binding protein produces MKPAGVVRDVEENEITFVSPHKFKTGEFVAYKDRWVDPERYVLCRVTYSKSLKTFPDEFIEAADINPKDLMQFAGMDTEEYDHHLMTALVVGYFNEKLQEFKHPRAMPDSGETIYMAGPEVLKNISKVQAEARGAAALGTIPGTDVPVVVSVKDIVSQHVSVIASTGSGKSYTIGVLLEEMMKPNNRAAILVVDPHGEYSTLSEMVNKPEFRDGDYQPTVKIYRKESLKIKITELELDDLLGILDLSEKMQHFFVTGFFNWRNGPHHKKSDLRREIEVQRNPTNESTIDAILWRFDSVMRRGIFEDHLHTQLAELFAPGQLTVLDLSGIGESDQQLIVSVLLRRLFDAREGTVNQRYAENEERYLPYPTFVVLEEAHRYAPQNGEAKSKRVLKTILSEGRKFGIGVCMVSQRPAKLDSDSLSQCMSQITMRIINPVDQSQIASSIESMSRELLDELPALARGEAIVSGVAINTPVLVKIRERSTPHGGVSRDAPEEWSNYWKKSRVQKATSAILARERKSPL; encoded by the coding sequence ATGAAGCCGGCAGGCGTCGTTAGAGACGTAGAGGAGAACGAGATCACCTTCGTTTCTCCCCACAAGTTCAAGACTGGAGAGTTCGTAGCCTACAAAGACCGCTGGGTAGACCCCGAGCGGTACGTGCTCTGCAGGGTCACGTACTCAAAGTCCCTAAAGACCTTCCCTGACGAGTTCATAGAGGCAGCGGATATCAACCCAAAAGACCTTATGCAGTTCGCGGGCATGGACACAGAAGAGTACGATCACCACCTGATGACCGCCCTCGTAGTAGGATACTTCAATGAAAAGCTCCAGGAGTTCAAGCACCCCCGGGCGATGCCGGACTCCGGGGAAACGATCTATATGGCGGGGCCGGAAGTGCTGAAGAACATCAGCAAAGTTCAGGCAGAAGCCAGAGGCGCGGCAGCGCTTGGCACCATACCGGGCACCGACGTCCCGGTAGTCGTCAGCGTGAAAGACATTGTCAGCCAGCATGTCAGTGTGATCGCCTCCACCGGAAGCGGCAAAAGCTACACCATCGGCGTACTGCTGGAAGAGATGATGAAACCCAACAACCGGGCTGCCATCCTCGTCGTCGACCCGCACGGCGAATATTCCACTCTCTCCGAGATGGTGAACAAGCCCGAGTTCAGGGACGGCGACTACCAGCCCACAGTCAAGATTTACCGCAAAGAGTCGCTGAAGATCAAGATCACTGAACTCGAGCTGGACGACCTGCTGGGCATCCTCGACCTGTCAGAGAAGATGCAGCACTTCTTTGTCACCGGGTTCTTCAACTGGCGGAACGGGCCGCATCATAAGAAATCTGACCTACGCCGGGAAATCGAGGTCCAGCGCAACCCCACCAACGAGTCCACTATCGACGCCATCCTGTGGCGTTTCGACTCGGTGATGAGACGGGGCATCTTCGAGGACCACCTGCATACTCAGCTTGCAGAGCTATTTGCCCCGGGACAGCTGACCGTTCTCGACCTGAGCGGCATCGGCGAATCAGACCAGCAGCTCATCGTATCGGTCCTGCTGAGGCGGTTATTCGACGCCCGTGAAGGCACCGTCAACCAGCGCTACGCTGAAAACGAAGAGCGTTACCTGCCATATCCGACCTTTGTAGTGCTGGAAGAGGCTCACAGGTACGCACCCCAGAACGGCGAGGCAAAGTCCAAGAGAGTCCTTAAAACTATCCTCTCCGAAGGCCGAAAGTTCGGTATCGGCGTCTGCATGGTCTCCCAGCGCCCTGCCAAGCTGGACAGCGATTCTCTATCGCAGTGCATGTCCCAGATCACCATGCGGATCATCAACCCCGTAGACCAGAGCCAGATCGCCTCCAGCATCGAAAGCATGAGCAGAGAACTCCTGGACGAGCTTCCCGCGCTGGCGAGAGGCGAAGCCATCGTGTCAGGCGTTGCCATCAACACACCAGTGCTGGTCAAAATCCGGGAAAGGTCCACGCCCCACGGCGGCGTCAGCAGAGATGCCCCCGAAGAGTGGAGCAACTACTGGAAGAAATCCCGGGTCCAGAAGGCAACATCGGCCATACTGGCCAGAGAACGGAAGTCACCACTTTAG
- a CDS encoding DNA double-strand break repair nuclease NurA encodes MLDLKLLMQEISDSRDQFMEFDADVKSVCEEYRAKLPVIDSLDSSINTSLRKYSGCKVLEEGAFVRRFMQKFESRQQATDWALETLKGTTIGAVDGSQIFPSPALSMPVGLAQACTVTNGHTGKNSYSTTSMLKLMTPAELKEAGGYAYAQSPVSLKRFEMEYGQIVAFTEAHPGNVVFMDGSLVLSFITQMNSEDQTRYIDAVGRVMEASERNKSPVVAYTDMSMSQDLITMMRLFFKLTPTSNLTDAFVIKETLNWGDRTRAFLCDRDDRMGNGNPSVLDLYGKHRDSIAFFYLNASGALPSKVEVPVWCVKEGLLDRITDIIRAECIIRPGYPDIIHRAHEYATINNAESGLFESVIDSMARKHKLNLFKSAKELNKHQGV; translated from the coding sequence TTGCTGGACCTTAAGCTCCTGATGCAGGAGATATCAGACTCCAGAGATCAGTTCATGGAGTTCGACGCTGACGTGAAATCTGTCTGCGAGGAGTACCGGGCGAAGCTTCCGGTTATAGACAGCCTCGATTCCTCGATTAACACCTCGCTCAGAAAGTACTCTGGATGCAAAGTGCTGGAGGAAGGGGCGTTCGTCAGGCGCTTCATGCAGAAGTTCGAGTCCAGGCAGCAGGCGACCGACTGGGCGCTGGAGACACTGAAAGGAACTACAATTGGAGCGGTAGACGGCAGCCAGATCTTTCCATCCCCGGCTTTATCAATGCCCGTAGGCCTGGCCCAGGCCTGTACGGTCACTAACGGCCACACCGGCAAAAACAGCTACTCTACCACATCGATGCTGAAACTGATGACCCCTGCTGAGCTCAAGGAAGCTGGAGGCTACGCGTATGCTCAGTCCCCTGTATCTCTCAAGCGGTTCGAGATGGAGTACGGGCAGATCGTGGCATTCACCGAGGCCCATCCGGGCAACGTCGTCTTCATGGACGGTTCGCTGGTGCTGTCTTTCATCACCCAGATGAACAGCGAAGACCAGACGAGGTACATAGATGCTGTCGGCCGGGTAATGGAGGCTTCCGAGCGCAACAAATCACCAGTCGTAGCATATACTGATATGTCAATGAGCCAGGATCTTATTACGATGATGCGGCTCTTCTTCAAGCTCACGCCCACCAGCAACCTCACCGATGCCTTCGTGATCAAGGAGACCCTAAACTGGGGCGACAGAACAAGAGCTTTCCTGTGCGACCGGGATGACCGGATGGGCAATGGCAACCCTTCAGTCCTAGATCTGTACGGCAAACACAGAGACAGCATCGCGTTCTTCTACCTGAACGCCAGCGGTGCTCTGCCAAGCAAAGTAGAAGTACCGGTATGGTGCGTCAAAGAAGGTTTGCTGGACCGGATCACCGACATTATACGAGCAGAGTGCATCATCCGGCCCGGGTACCCGGACATCATCCACCGGGCGCACGAGTACGCCACGATCAATAACGCTGAGTCAGGCTTGTTCGAAAGCGTGATCGACAGCATGGCTCGTAAGCATAAGCTTAACTTGTTCAAGAGCGCTAAAGAACTTAACAAGCATCAGGGGGTCTGA
- a CDS encoding AAA family ATPase: MIIKRVSLKNIKSYKEAEIELPEGITGISGLNGSGKSTVLEAIGYALFDCLPYTQAEFVRKGEKTGEITVEIEGGDGLRYVITRKCGSSQAYSITDSLGQKYEGKEDVGDRLCEVLGYRVADLDGLKSMFENAIGVLQGTFVSEFLESATKRKSIFDPLLHIDEFNVAFKNLLSLKNLVKDRIDRLENEKKFLEGKTIRLEPLKDEQKTLSAESLSLSGLLAEKRQKLAETSSVKESLDALEKSVQELDSRFKLKTAEAASVRREVADVMTQLQACEAAEKKLAESKPGYDAFLAKNAEKEKLEKQRLERDTLLTTINTTSIKVTELRTKSAAADKALTDIEETEKAIPALAEKALAQEKLEEEKQKTRSMIQAKDIELAQVRERVNKARGSKGNMCPILMGVECGAVTDFSDYFANQTRRIDDEKRLLEAQAAAIENQLRELKNPKLALSMLQEQVKKKTAAQEEKAKLANELEARNAELMEKFTSLKQYEHVQKEIEQANKDIASYKPAYEAYQQNVKMAGQKASFQQKLEMATVALDKCQNELSVLEKQLEEKRALYDKDAHLQAKATCELLNREVASTAAKVEEMTRRAKVVAEEIRLIMEDLEKIKEIEKAQAEENEYMRFVDISRNIIKIAGPEIVQLYIDLISREATKMYCEIAGDRRLEIRWTADYDIIMIEDGRERSFKQLSGGEQMSAALAVRLAILKILTNSDVVFLDEPTQNMDERRRNNLAQEITRIKDFRQMVVISHDDTFNANLENVIEIEKVNGESTVRRSQVAGP; the protein is encoded by the coding sequence ATGATCATCAAAAGAGTCTCCCTCAAGAACATCAAGAGCTACAAAGAAGCTGAAATAGAGCTGCCCGAAGGCATTACAGGCATTTCCGGCCTGAACGGATCAGGCAAGTCTACGGTGCTGGAAGCGATCGGCTACGCCCTGTTCGACTGCTTGCCGTACACCCAGGCGGAATTCGTCAGGAAGGGGGAGAAAACAGGTGAAATCACGGTGGAGATCGAAGGCGGCGACGGCCTCAGGTACGTGATCACCCGCAAGTGTGGATCATCGCAGGCGTACTCAATCACCGACTCCCTCGGTCAGAAGTACGAAGGCAAGGAAGACGTGGGTGATCGCCTGTGCGAGGTGCTGGGCTACAGAGTGGCTGATCTCGACGGCCTCAAGTCGATGTTCGAAAACGCAATCGGAGTGTTACAGGGCACGTTCGTGTCCGAGTTCCTGGAGAGCGCCACCAAGCGTAAGAGCATCTTCGACCCGCTGCTCCACATTGACGAGTTCAACGTAGCCTTCAAGAACCTGCTTTCGCTGAAAAACCTCGTCAAAGACCGGATCGACAGGCTGGAGAACGAGAAAAAGTTCCTCGAAGGCAAGACGATCCGGCTCGAGCCGCTGAAAGATGAACAAAAAACCCTGTCTGCAGAAAGCCTGAGCCTTTCCGGCCTGCTGGCAGAAAAACGCCAGAAGCTCGCCGAGACCAGTTCTGTAAAGGAGAGCCTGGACGCCCTGGAGAAAAGCGTGCAGGAACTGGACTCCCGGTTTAAGCTGAAGACCGCAGAGGCTGCCAGCGTCCGCAGGGAAGTTGCAGACGTTATGACTCAGCTCCAGGCCTGCGAAGCCGCAGAGAAAAAACTGGCTGAGAGTAAGCCGGGTTATGACGCATTCCTGGCAAAGAACGCCGAAAAGGAAAAGCTGGAGAAACAGCGCCTCGAGAGAGATACTCTCCTGACAACCATAAACACTACCTCGATTAAGGTCACCGAGCTGCGCACTAAATCCGCTGCGGCTGACAAGGCACTTACAGACATCGAAGAAACAGAAAAAGCTATTCCCGCCCTTGCCGAAAAAGCTCTCGCACAGGAAAAGCTGGAGGAAGAAAAACAAAAGACCCGGTCGATGATCCAGGCGAAAGACATCGAGCTGGCCCAGGTCCGGGAAAGGGTAAACAAAGCCAGGGGCAGCAAAGGCAATATGTGCCCGATTCTGATGGGCGTCGAGTGCGGTGCCGTAACAGATTTTTCAGACTACTTCGCAAACCAGACCCGGCGGATAGACGACGAGAAACGGCTGCTTGAAGCGCAGGCTGCAGCGATAGAGAATCAGCTAAGGGAACTAAAGAATCCAAAGCTTGCCTTGAGCATGCTTCAGGAGCAGGTAAAGAAGAAAACTGCTGCCCAGGAGGAGAAAGCGAAGCTCGCGAATGAGCTCGAAGCCCGCAATGCGGAGTTGATGGAAAAGTTTACCAGTCTCAAGCAATACGAGCACGTCCAGAAGGAGATAGAGCAGGCGAACAAGGATATTGCCAGCTATAAGCCGGCCTACGAGGCTTACCAGCAGAACGTTAAAATGGCCGGGCAGAAGGCTTCCTTCCAGCAGAAGCTGGAAATGGCAACTGTTGCACTAGACAAATGCCAGAATGAACTCTCCGTGCTCGAAAAGCAGCTCGAGGAAAAGCGGGCACTCTACGATAAGGATGCTCACCTGCAGGCTAAGGCTACTTGCGAATTACTGAACCGGGAGGTCGCTTCTACAGCGGCTAAAGTAGAGGAGATGACCCGGCGGGCTAAAGTTGTTGCAGAGGAGATCCGCTTGATCATGGAAGACCTGGAAAAGATCAAGGAGATCGAGAAGGCCCAGGCCGAAGAAAACGAGTACATGCGGTTTGTGGACATCTCCCGGAACATCATAAAGATCGCTGGCCCGGAAATCGTCCAGCTGTACATCGATCTGATCTCGAGGGAAGCGACGAAGATGTACTGCGAGATCGCAGGAGACCGCCGCCTGGAGATCAGGTGGACTGCAGATTACGATATCATCATGATCGAAGATGGCAGGGAACGGTCATTCAAGCAGCTCTCGGGCGGAGAGCAGATGAGCGCAGCCCTGGCAGTACGTCTGGCCATCCTGAAGATCCTGACCAACAGCGACGTAGTATTCCTGGACGAGCCTACCCAGAACATGGACGAGCGCCGGCGCAATAACCTGGCCCAGGAGATCACGAGGATCAAGGATTTCAGGCAGATGGTGGTCATTTCCCACGACGATACGTTCAACGCCAACCTGGAGAACGTCATCGAGATCGAGAAAGTCAACGGCGAAAGCACAGTCAGGAGGTCTCAGGTTGCTGGACCTTAA
- a CDS encoding metallophosphoesterase family protein: protein MNFIHTADLHLGYRQYDLDERFRDFGRSFKTIAQHAIEARAEFVLIAGDLFHSRNINAPTYFQAHHILTMLKDAGIPCIAIEGNHDRAFVRDGMSWLEALESQGLLKLIKPSPEGLVDDFVDIGGTRIFGMCYAGASTSRIIPDIARRIAEINSTDKPNYTVLMMHTGIEGQMKGNIIGETSYEDIYKLKDVVDYLALGHYHCAYELDSWVFNPGSPDTCSIAEVGEPKGYYHVVDGKATLKEIPRRKFLPITIRTDDHLNAASLMAEVEKRLATIGKLDQQPVVHILFRGCLNFDKAHLDLDSVKAIATEKLDPLYVDARFDLTNDEVGISGIEAGNFDRLAIEREVLSRLASTDSMLAPYAGYFACVLSEIKDLAIREADPQTLDRTLRRAFEDIRAGKAPISARPAAEEKKPVSAPGVEASTRTVEEKPPTPKKKARQKHVETKVEAPPAPLVQSRTLDQFWSGGKTP from the coding sequence ATGAACTTCATACACACCGCTGATCTCCACCTCGGCTATCGCCAGTACGACCTGGACGAACGTTTCAGGGACTTCGGGCGATCGTTCAAAACGATCGCACAGCATGCGATCGAAGCCCGGGCTGAATTCGTCCTAATCGCCGGCGACCTTTTTCACAGCCGCAACATCAACGCTCCTACATACTTCCAGGCGCACCACATTCTCACTATGTTAAAAGATGCAGGCATCCCCTGCATCGCTATCGAGGGCAACCATGACAGGGCTTTCGTCAGGGATGGCATGTCCTGGCTGGAAGCGCTGGAAAGCCAGGGCCTTCTCAAGCTGATCAAGCCGTCGCCGGAAGGGCTGGTGGACGATTTTGTCGACATCGGCGGCACCCGCATCTTTGGCATGTGTTACGCAGGCGCATCGACGTCGAGGATTATTCCTGATATCGCCAGAAGAATTGCCGAGATCAACTCAACGGATAAGCCCAACTACACAGTGCTGATGATGCACACAGGTATCGAAGGCCAGATGAAAGGCAACATCATCGGCGAAACCTCTTATGAAGACATATATAAGCTGAAGGATGTAGTCGACTACCTCGCCCTCGGCCACTACCACTGCGCCTACGAACTCGACAGCTGGGTATTCAATCCGGGCAGCCCGGACACATGCTCGATCGCGGAAGTCGGAGAGCCAAAAGGCTACTATCACGTTGTCGATGGCAAAGCCACCCTTAAAGAGATCCCGAGAAGAAAGTTCCTGCCGATCACGATACGGACTGACGATCACCTGAATGCGGCATCGCTTATGGCTGAGGTAGAGAAAAGACTTGCCACCATAGGCAAGCTGGATCAGCAGCCGGTAGTCCACATCCTTTTCAGGGGCTGCCTGAACTTTGATAAAGCCCACCTTGATCTCGACAGTGTCAAAGCTATAGCCACGGAAAAGCTCGACCCGCTATACGTCGACGCCCGGTTCGACCTGACCAACGACGAGGTCGGCATCTCGGGAATCGAAGCCGGCAACTTCGACCGGCTGGCCATCGAGAGAGAAGTACTGAGCCGGCTCGCTTCCACTGACAGTATGCTGGCCCCCTATGCCGGATATTTCGCCTGCGTCCTCTCGGAGATCAAAGACCTGGCCATCAGGGAAGCCGATCCCCAAACGCTGGACAGGACATTGCGCAGGGCGTTCGAGGACATCAGAGCAGGGAAAGCGCCGATATCGGCCCGGCCGGCAGCCGAAGAGAAGAAGCCGGTGTCTGCGCCCGGGGTAGAAGCGTCGACCAGGACCGTAGAGGAAAAGCCCCCGACACCGAAGAAGAAAGCCCGGCAGAAACATGTGGAAACCAAAGTCGAAGCCCCGCCAGCACCGCTCGTTCAAAGCAGAACGCTGGACCAGTTCTGGAGCGGAGGTAAGACGCCATGA
- a CDS encoding flavodoxin family protein, with the protein MVKVIGICGSPRMRGNTEYLINEALETLKAEGIEVELIRLAEKTVAPCEACEACNALMDCQISDDFQEIFAKMEEADGIIVGSPVYFGSATPQMMALLDRAGYVALKKNRSLERKVGASIAVARRAGANFTFAQLNYFFFINGMIVPGSTYWNVGYGRALEEVKNDEEGLRTVRNLAVNMAWLLKKIHSQ; encoded by the coding sequence ATGGTTAAGGTCATTGGTATCTGCGGTAGCCCTCGTATGCGGGGTAATACTGAGTATCTTATTAATGAGGCGCTTGAAACGCTTAAGGCCGAGGGTATCGAGGTAGAACTTATAAGGCTGGCGGAGAAGACTGTCGCCCCCTGCGAAGCTTGCGAAGCCTGCAACGCGCTTATGGACTGCCAGATATCGGACGATTTTCAGGAGATCTTCGCAAAGATGGAAGAGGCAGACGGCATCATCGTTGGCAGCCCCGTATACTTCGGCTCTGCGACCCCGCAGATGATGGCGCTGCTGGACCGCGCAGGATACGTAGCTCTCAAGAAGAACCGGTCGCTGGAGCGGAAAGTCGGAGCCTCCATTGCGGTCGCCCGCAGGGCGGGGGCGAACTTCACGTTTGCACAGCTGAACTATTTCTTCTTCATCAACGGCATGATCGTGCCGGGCTCCACCTACTGGAATGTGGGCTACGGCAGGGCGCTGGAAGAAGTGAAAAATGATGAGGAAGGCCTGCGGACAGTCCGTAACCTCGCCGTAAACATGGCGTGGCTGCTGAAGAAAATACACAGCCAATAA
- a CDS encoding methionine synthase — protein sequence MLITTVVGSYPTGITVHSEEEARRAIEIAVNDQVKAGISVISDGQVRTDMVGIFALNMRGYRYEGGRYHISGRIEAPDTPATVKDYLYAKKVAGGKAVVKGIVTGPTTMAKSSVVDKTSPYKSTSDPELIYDLAYAQASEVRALARAGADIIQIDEPFFSVDADLETGIRAVNIVAKAAETPVMHVCGDIRPIFKKLLEANVRVLDHEFAISKNLEAMDRELIEAHGKIIGYGCLDTKSNTIESVETVEASIRKAIEKIGKKNLWIDPDCGMRMRTKEAAYAKLTNMVEAVRKIG from the coding sequence ATGTTAATTACTACAGTCGTAGGCAGCTACCCTACGGGAATTACCGTACACAGCGAGGAGGAGGCCAGGCGGGCTATCGAGATCGCCGTCAACGATCAGGTAAAGGCAGGTATCTCAGTGATCTCCGACGGCCAGGTACGCACTGACATGGTGGGAATTTTCGCGCTGAACATGCGAGGCTACAGATACGAAGGCGGCAGGTACCATATCTCCGGCCGCATCGAAGCGCCGGACACTCCGGCCACAGTCAAGGATTACCTGTACGCTAAAAAAGTGGCGGGCGGCAAAGCCGTGGTCAAGGGCATTGTCACCGGACCGACGACGATGGCGAAGAGTTCGGTGGTCGATAAGACCTCGCCCTATAAGTCCACTTCAGATCCGGAGCTGATCTATGATCTGGCTTACGCCCAGGCTTCGGAGGTCAGGGCTCTGGCCAGGGCGGGCGCCGACATCATCCAGATCGACGAGCCGTTCTTCAGCGTTGACGCGGACCTCGAAACCGGCATCAGGGCTGTGAACATAGTTGCAAAGGCTGCAGAAACTCCGGTCATGCACGTATGCGGAGACATCAGGCCGATCTTTAAGAAGCTGCTCGAAGCCAACGTCAGGGTGCTCGACCATGAGTTCGCCATCTCGAAGAACCTCGAAGCCATGGACCGGGAACTGATCGAGGCGCACGGCAAGATCATCGGCTACGGCTGCCTGGATACCAAGTCCAACACCATCGAGAGCGTGGAAACTGTCGAAGCAAGCATTCGCAAGGCCATCGAGAAGATCGGGAAGAAGAACCTGTGGATCGACCCCGACTGCGGCATGAGGATGCGTACAAAAGAGGCGGCTTACGCTAAGCTGACCAACATGGTCGAAGCCGTCAGGAAGATCGGCTGA
- a CDS encoding ABC transporter permease yields MNKQLIAMSTMVKREIIRFARKPNRTVLPSLVSTFLYIFAFGYALGSAIPPMGGHSYIEFMLPGLVMMQVIIHAYINPAYSIYISRDNQYIEDPLTTPMHYSTMVVAYVLGGMARGLFMGLIIAAVTMLLFGIWLHDILLFILFLVFTSAIFATIGVMFGQWSKNIEDVGNVMSYILSPLLFLGGVFFSIDMVPGDWLRIVSYVDPLTYVIDGFRYSMIGYLRTDPYYCLIAIMVVLIICFIASVRMFESGKNLKT; encoded by the coding sequence GTGAATAAGCAACTCATCGCCATGTCCACCATGGTGAAGCGGGAGATCATCCGGTTTGCCAGAAAGCCCAACCGGACGGTGCTGCCCAGCCTGGTCTCGACCTTCCTGTACATCTTCGCGTTCGGCTACGCGCTCGGATCGGCCATCCCCCCGATGGGCGGGCACTCATATATTGAGTTCATGCTTCCCGGCCTGGTCATGATGCAGGTGATCATCCACGCGTACATCAACCCGGCCTACTCCATCTATATTTCAAGAGATAACCAGTACATCGAAGACCCTCTGACCACACCCATGCACTATTCGACCATGGTCGTGGCCTACGTGCTCGGAGGCATGGCCCGGGGCCTGTTCATGGGCCTGATCATCGCGGCCGTGACCATGCTGTTATTTGGAATATGGCTCCACGATATCCTGCTCTTCATCCTCTTCCTGGTATTCACTTCGGCGATCTTCGCTACCATAGGCGTCATGTTCGGCCAGTGGTCCAAGAATATCGAGGACGTAGGCAACGTGATGAGCTATATCCTTAGCCCCCTCCTGTTTTTGGGCGGCGTCTTCTTTTCTATAGACATGGTTCCCGGAGACTGGCTCCGAATAGTCTCTTACGTGGACCCGTTAACCTACGTCATCGACGGCTTTAGATACTCGATGATCGGCTACTTGCGGACGGACCCCTACTATTGCCTGATAGCGATAATGGTCGTGTTAATCATCTGCTTCATCGCCAGCGTCAGGATGTTCGAGAGTGGTAAGAACCTGAAAACATAA